From Cygnus olor isolate bCygOlo1 chromosome 7, bCygOlo1.pri.v2, whole genome shotgun sequence, a single genomic window includes:
- the ATP5MK gene encoding ATP synthase membrane subunit DAPIT, mitochondrial, with protein MAGHDSGSQHQFTGFQKYFNSYTMVGRRNYVIATYTGIAMLILYFKLRSKKKTPAVADK; from the exons ATGGCTGGCCATGACTCGGGATCTCAACACCAGTTCACTGGATTTCAGAAGTACTTCAATTCCTATACCATGGTGGGCAGGAGGAAT TATGTTATAGCAACATACACAGGCATTGCAATGCTCATCTTATATTTCAAGCTTAGATCTAAAAAGAAGACTCCTGCTGTGGCAGATAAGTAA